The following are encoded together in the Novipirellula caenicola genome:
- a CDS encoding response regulator, producing the protein MFDSSGVRILLVQSEPVLSELMSFRLQLLGYQIEAVGTGGEAMDRIRTEPPHLVIVDTALHDGDGLEWLSRLRGEFGGEVFSVLVVSLDPSLETVERAFYAGAQDYLITPFDPVVLEQKIVALVSDAANVVGSR; encoded by the coding sequence ATGTTTGATTCATCCGGTGTACGAATCCTGCTGGTTCAATCCGAACCAGTGCTCTCGGAATTGATGTCGTTTCGGCTGCAATTGCTTGGCTACCAAATCGAAGCGGTTGGCACCGGGGGTGAAGCGATGGATCGAATCCGGACCGAACCGCCTCATCTGGTGATCGTCGATACGGCGCTGCATGACGGCGACGGGCTGGAATGGCTGTCGCGATTGCGGGGCGAGTTCGGCGGGGAAGTGTTTTCGGTTTTGGTGGTGTCACTTGACCCGAGTCTCGAGACGGTCGAACGCGCGTTCTACGCAGGAGCACAAGATTACTTGATCACTCCGTTTGATCCGGTCGTGCTCGAACAAAAGATCGTCGCCCTCGTCTCAGACGCTGCCAACGTGGTCGGCAGCCGGTAA
- a CDS encoding GspE/PulE family protein, producing the protein MRRLGDVLIEQNVMSAESLDAAFASKPRGVLLGDWLVSQKLLSTLQLGRALAEQFAVPYIDIDATAVDAQIARLLPEDFARTRQSGAIKVENRQLILAMVAPDDIETIAEAELMTGYQIKPAVALAEDIEALNCRVYDDRSVARQTIVDMKLAELRELQASGDDVNPSIVSVDQEDAPVVRLVQAILSGAATAGASDVHLEPFKPEMRVRYRVDGELQQVMTIPNHIEESVISRIKVMADMDTTENRRPQDGHLNVYENGKRVGFRVSGIPTVDGQKLVLRLLDEGGKTFSLDGLGMMPRNLASLREMIDKPHGMFVVTGPTGSGKSTTLYAVLQHLNGDDRNIVTVEDPVEYRLPGINQVQSDSEFGMGFANALKYIMRQDPDVIMVGEIRDSETATTAVQAALTGHLMISTLHTNDAVGAVQRLSDLGVDNFKIAGSLLGSVAQRLLRRVCENCKMPVAPNRNLLDALDPDETISRSVDFFRGEGCKKCLGTGFSGRLPIFEIMPITPEITMAIESGVPHSKLYEMSIAAGMVGLANAGLEQAVAGRTSLEEVYFKTSGDRRRTESKPIIGGSREIDTVCV; encoded by the coding sequence ATGCGACGACTCGGCGATGTCTTAATCGAACAGAACGTGATGAGTGCCGAGTCGCTTGACGCGGCGTTTGCATCCAAGCCACGTGGCGTGTTGTTGGGCGATTGGTTGGTCAGCCAAAAATTGCTGTCGACCCTCCAGCTCGGCCGTGCGCTGGCAGAACAGTTCGCGGTGCCGTACATCGACATCGACGCCACCGCCGTGGACGCTCAGATCGCTCGCTTGTTACCCGAGGATTTTGCCCGCACACGTCAATCGGGCGCGATCAAGGTCGAAAACCGCCAATTGATTCTTGCCATGGTCGCGCCGGACGATATCGAAACGATCGCCGAAGCCGAGCTGATGACCGGCTACCAAATCAAACCGGCGGTGGCGTTAGCCGAAGACATCGAGGCGCTCAACTGCCGTGTCTACGATGACCGCAGTGTGGCTCGGCAAACGATCGTCGACATGAAACTTGCCGAACTTCGTGAATTACAAGCCTCTGGCGACGACGTCAATCCATCGATCGTCAGCGTTGATCAAGAGGACGCGCCGGTGGTGCGGTTGGTGCAGGCGATCTTGTCCGGCGCGGCAACCGCGGGGGCGAGCGATGTTCACTTGGAACCCTTCAAACCCGAAATGCGGGTTCGCTATCGTGTCGATGGCGAACTGCAACAAGTCATGACGATCCCGAATCACATCGAAGAATCGGTGATCAGCCGGATCAAGGTCATGGCCGACATGGACACGACTGAGAATCGTCGGCCTCAGGACGGTCATTTGAATGTCTACGAAAATGGCAAACGAGTAGGGTTTCGGGTCAGTGGGATTCCCACGGTCGATGGACAAAAGTTGGTCCTGCGGCTGCTGGATGAAGGCGGCAAAACGTTTTCGCTTGACGGGTTGGGCATGATGCCTCGCAACCTCGCGTCGCTTCGTGAAATGATCGACAAACCGCACGGGATGTTTGTCGTCACGGGACCAACCGGCAGTGGCAAAAGCACGACCTTGTACGCGGTGCTGCAACATCTAAATGGCGACGATCGAAACATCGTCACCGTCGAAGACCCGGTCGAATATCGATTGCCGGGGATCAACCAGGTGCAAAGCGATAGCGAGTTTGGGATGGGATTCGCCAACGCACTGAAATACATCATGCGTCAGGACCCGGATGTGATCATGGTCGGCGAAATTCGCGACAGCGAAACGGCGACCACGGCGGTTCAAGCCGCATTGACCGGTCACTTGATGATTAGCACGCTGCATACCAACGATGCCGTCGGAGCGGTTCAGCGTTTGAGCGACCTTGGCGTGGATAACTTCAAGATCGCGGGCTCGCTGCTTGGCAGTGTCGCCCAACGACTGCTCCGCCGTGTGTGTGAAAACTGCAAGATGCCGGTCGCTCCGAATCGCAACCTGCTCGATGCGTTGGATCCCGATGAAACGATTTCGCGGTCGGTCGACTTTTTCCGCGGCGAAGGCTGCAAGAAGTGTTTGGGAACCGGTTTCTCGGGTCGTTTGCCGATCTTTGAAATCATGCCGATCACGCCCGAGATCACGATGGCGATCGAATCCGGCGTGCCTCATTCCAAGCTGTACGAAATGTCAATCGCCGCTGGGATGGTAGGACTTGCCAACGCAGGACTTGAACAAGCCGTTGCCGGTCGCACGTCGCTCGAAGAGGTGTACTTCAAAACCAGTGGTGACCGCCGCCGAACCGAATCCAAACCGATCATCGGCGGATCGCGAGAAATCGACACGGTGTGCGTTTAG
- a CDS encoding type II secretion system F family protein, with amino-acid sequence MATSPVPLNPRSNSVASTGGGVIGLLRKLHSIEVGGKKKPGDSTRIPPVPLADLLRLLLMLLENGLSLPKALASLAADRSSARYRSVLVRLRMTIEAGGLLSDAMQRYPRTFTAMQVQQIRIGEKSGSLEKAMRRVCEQLERSVALKKRIIKKVSYPVLITVAGAGLMIFMCVVVVPEFETVYSSSGVDLPVVTQVVTGMSRQVIHNGWLVVPFCITLVALLSIIRSRPKLARMADALLLKLPLVGPWLRDVAVLQFVEGMSSMVECGYTPADAVGVAVECVRNREVRASVDQVRRSVLRGERLSKQLGNHDHFFSATLCQLVAVGEQSGDFPKALRGACEHLRERLETRIDASVGLLEPTLTILLAVAIGGIVLSIYTPMFHMFEVLE; translated from the coding sequence ATGGCAACCTCTCCTGTTCCGCTGAACCCTCGTTCTAATTCCGTCGCCTCTACGGGCGGCGGGGTGATCGGGTTGTTGCGCAAGCTGCACTCGATTGAAGTGGGTGGAAAGAAAAAGCCAGGTGATTCGACACGAATTCCTCCGGTTCCGCTCGCCGATCTGTTGCGTTTGCTGTTGATGTTACTTGAAAACGGATTGTCGCTACCCAAGGCACTTGCCTCGCTGGCGGCAGACCGATCGTCGGCTCGTTACCGCAGCGTGCTGGTTCGGCTTCGCATGACAATCGAAGCCGGTGGACTGCTCAGTGACGCGATGCAGCGTTACCCACGCACGTTTACTGCGATGCAAGTCCAGCAGATCCGCATCGGCGAAAAAAGTGGCTCGCTCGAAAAAGCGATGCGTCGTGTTTGCGAACAACTCGAACGAAGCGTCGCATTAAAGAAGCGAATCATTAAAAAGGTTAGCTACCCGGTGCTGATTACGGTGGCCGGTGCGGGGCTGATGATTTTTATGTGTGTCGTCGTGGTGCCCGAATTTGAAACCGTCTATTCAAGTAGCGGGGTCGATTTGCCGGTGGTCACACAAGTGGTCACCGGAATGAGCCGGCAAGTGATCCACAACGGATGGCTTGTCGTTCCGTTTTGCATCACGCTGGTCGCACTGCTTTCGATCATTCGTTCGCGTCCCAAACTCGCCCGGATGGCCGATGCATTGCTGCTGAAATTGCCGCTGGTCGGCCCCTGGCTTCGCGACGTTGCGGTGCTGCAATTTGTCGAAGGCATGTCGTCGATGGTCGAGTGCGGCTACACGCCTGCCGATGCGGTCGGAGTGGCGGTGGAGTGTGTTCGCAATCGCGAGGTGCGTGCCTCGGTCGACCAGGTCCGGCGCAGCGTGCTACGAGGCGAACGATTGAGTAAACAACTCGGTAACCATGACCACTTCTTCTCAGCCACGCTTTGTCAGTTAGTCGCGGTGGGTGAACAGTCGGGCGATTTTCCCAAAGCGCTGCGGGGAGCTTGCGAGCATCTACGTGAACGACTTGAAACCCGGATCGATGCTTCGGTCGGACTGCTCGAACCGACGCTGACGATCCTGTTGGCGGTCGCGATTGGCGGCATCGTGCTGTCGATTTACACCCCGATGTTCCACATGTTTGAGGTACTCGAGTGA
- a CDS encoding prepilin-type N-terminal cleavage/methylation domain-containing protein, with the protein MASLRKGFTLIEVIAVLIISATVAIIGIRHLQQPGDLAHDRSCQLARELLQHHVQAYLDDTGSAPSSSMREIATDVYAGRTLPTCPVTSRAFQLDRSGRVRCSDHPE; encoded by the coding sequence ATGGCGTCTCTGCGAAAAGGATTCACGTTGATCGAAGTGATCGCGGTTCTGATCATCTCGGCAACCGTTGCCATCATCGGGATCCGGCATCTGCAACAGCCTGGCGATTTGGCTCACGATCGCAGCTGCCAACTTGCCCGAGAGTTGCTGCAACATCACGTCCAGGCGTATCTCGATGACACCGGTAGCGCCCCCTCGTCAAGCATGCGAGAAATCGCCACCGATGTTTACGCGGGCCGCACGCTGCCGACATGTCCGGTGACCAGCCGAGCGTTTCAGCTTGACCGAAGCGGCCGGGTCCGCTGCTCGGATCACCCCGAGTAG
- a CDS encoding U32 family peptidase → MNTLPSKVSSEIELLSPAGDWDCARAAVENGANAIYFGLDCGFNARFRAHNFGLDDLPGLMSWLRTRGVRGYVTMNTLAFPSELPDLIKVIERVAEAGVDAVLVQDFGVARIVRSICQQLEIHASTQMSLTSAETIAVAADLGLSRVVLARELSVAEIRKITSATDMPIEVFIHGALCVAYSGQCLTSESLGGRSANRGQCAQACRLPYELICDGEDRDLGEVRYLLSPQDLAGYAAIPDMIDAGVASLKIEGRLKTPEYVANITGHYRRAIDDAIRTGEVHVDDTDRQEMELSFSRGFSPGWLEGNDHKRLVPGKQSSKRGIEIGKVLDFDQNRIRIRLASPVALGDGLAIAVAGETMQGGRIYSIESLQYDRMESAKAGSEVWIGFGRGEIDWRDVDIDDIVFKNDDPKLNRRLRQSFARADAVVRQEIDIEVHAAVGAALKMSAKTAGGLTVDVVGQQVLEKANKHPADETMLREKVARLGGTPFHLKNFKAHISDGPMVPVGLINQLRRELVDALVERLESRPERIINVAAGRRMLAPLNRDATTQTDDSPRLAVLCRNLEQVAVASQFADCTIYADFHDVREYKDAIATAHQNNATIGLACVRMQKPGEMGLLRVLGRHEPDFFLARNLAAVRFLTDTGKPVVADFSLNVANHRSAEWLLGLGVQRVTSSYDLNRDQLMDLVQSVVPNQLEIVVHQHMPMFHMEHCVFCSVMSPGTNKTNCGRPCDRHVVKLRDRVGAEHPLQADVACRNTLYNATAQSGSEIVADLIGRGVQWFRIELLNENEKETRETIQTYQALLGGEISGSEVWKRLQATNRLGVTRGTLESKRNPLAIL, encoded by the coding sequence ATGAACACATTGCCAAGTAAAGTCAGCTCGGAAATCGAACTTCTCTCGCCCGCCGGCGATTGGGACTGCGCTCGCGCGGCGGTCGAAAATGGCGCCAATGCGATCTATTTTGGGTTGGACTGTGGTTTCAACGCCCGTTTTCGTGCCCACAATTTTGGGCTGGACGATCTGCCGGGATTGATGAGCTGGCTGCGAACCCGCGGTGTTCGTGGTTACGTGACAATGAATACGTTAGCGTTCCCCTCGGAATTGCCTGATTTGATCAAGGTCATCGAGCGTGTTGCCGAAGCAGGGGTGGACGCGGTTTTGGTCCAAGATTTTGGCGTCGCCCGAATCGTGCGGTCGATTTGCCAGCAGCTGGAAATTCACGCGTCGACGCAGATGAGTTTGACCAGTGCCGAAACGATCGCGGTCGCGGCCGATTTGGGACTATCCCGCGTCGTGTTGGCACGCGAGTTGTCGGTCGCCGAAATTCGCAAGATCACCTCGGCCACCGACATGCCAATCGAAGTCTTTATCCACGGCGCATTGTGCGTGGCCTATTCCGGCCAATGTTTAACCAGCGAATCGTTGGGCGGGCGAAGTGCGAATCGAGGCCAATGCGCTCAAGCATGTCGGTTGCCGTACGAGCTGATCTGCGATGGCGAAGACCGCGATCTTGGTGAAGTCCGCTATTTGCTGAGCCCACAAGACTTAGCCGGCTATGCCGCTATCCCCGACATGATCGACGCCGGAGTGGCGTCGCTGAAGATCGAAGGGCGACTGAAAACGCCGGAATATGTCGCCAACATCACGGGACACTATCGACGCGCGATTGATGATGCAATCCGCACCGGCGAAGTCCATGTCGACGACACCGATCGACAAGAAATGGAACTGTCGTTTTCGCGAGGTTTCTCACCAGGATGGCTCGAAGGCAATGACCACAAGCGATTGGTTCCTGGCAAACAGTCATCCAAACGCGGCATCGAGATCGGCAAGGTATTGGACTTTGACCAGAATCGCATCCGGATCCGGTTAGCGTCGCCGGTCGCACTGGGCGACGGCTTGGCGATCGCGGTTGCCGGAGAAACGATGCAGGGCGGCCGCATCTATTCGATCGAAAGCTTGCAATACGATCGCATGGAATCGGCCAAAGCGGGCAGCGAAGTGTGGATCGGATTTGGTCGGGGCGAGATCGATTGGCGCGACGTCGACATCGACGACATCGTGTTCAAAAACGACGACCCTAAACTGAACCGTCGATTGCGACAGAGTTTCGCTCGCGCCGATGCCGTCGTTCGTCAAGAGATTGACATTGAGGTGCACGCGGCGGTGGGTGCGGCATTAAAGATGTCCGCAAAGACCGCCGGTGGTTTGACCGTCGATGTGGTGGGGCAGCAAGTGCTTGAAAAAGCCAATAAGCATCCCGCCGACGAGACCATGCTGCGAGAAAAAGTCGCACGATTGGGCGGCACTCCGTTTCACTTGAAGAATTTCAAGGCCCATATCAGTGACGGCCCGATGGTCCCCGTCGGGCTGATCAATCAGCTTCGCCGCGAATTGGTCGACGCGTTGGTCGAGCGACTTGAATCGCGTCCCGAGCGAATCATCAACGTCGCCGCGGGACGCCGCATGTTGGCGCCGCTGAATCGTGACGCAACCACGCAAACCGACGATTCGCCTCGACTCGCCGTGCTGTGCCGCAACTTGGAACAAGTCGCCGTCGCCAGCCAATTCGCCGACTGCACGATCTACGCGGATTTTCATGACGTCCGCGAGTACAAGGATGCGATTGCGACGGCGCACCAAAACAACGCGACGATCGGATTGGCGTGCGTACGCATGCAAAAACCGGGCGAAATGGGACTCTTGCGAGTGCTCGGACGCCATGAACCCGATTTCTTCCTGGCTCGAAATCTTGCCGCCGTCCGCTTTTTGACGGATACCGGCAAGCCGGTGGTTGCCGATTTCTCGCTAAACGTTGCCAATCATCGCTCGGCCGAATGGTTGCTCGGTTTGGGCGTCCAGCGAGTGACCAGTTCCTATGATTTGAATCGCGATCAGTTGATGGACTTGGTCCAATCGGTGGTCCCCAACCAGCTCGAGATCGTCGTGCATCAGCACATGCCGATGTTCCACATGGAGCACTGTGTGTTCTGCAGCGTGATGTCACCGGGAACGAACAAGACAAATTGTGGCCGTCCCTGTGATCGCCACGTCGTCAAGTTGCGGGACCGTGTCGGAGCCGAGCATCCGCTGCAAGCGGACGTCGCATGCCGCAACACGCTGTACAACGCGACGGCGCAAAGCGGGTCCGAGATTGTCGCCGATTTGATCGGTCGCGGCGTCCAGTGGTTTCGAATCGAACTGTTGAACGAAAACGAAAAGGAAACGCGAGAAACGATTCAAACGTATCAAGCGTTACTTGGCGGTGAGATCTCGGGCAGCGAGGTTTGGAAACGCCTGCAAGCGACGAATCGATTGGGCGTGACCCGCGGGACGCTCGAATCCAAACGCAACCCGCTGGCGATTTTGTAG
- a CDS encoding GIY-YIG nuclease family protein yields MEAIWPDQPAFGFGIDSLNPHPPRGIEAVGGQTKREIRDQIVQTCPQVPGVYGMLSRKGDLIYVGKSKSLRSRLLSYFADSNKDEKGGRIIENTRAIQWETQPSDFAALVREQQLIRRFSPRWNVQGVPKRQRPVYLCLGRVPAPYFFLAAKPPQDCVGVEGPFYGAKRMQRAIDALNKVFRLRDCSQQQVFHFAEQLQLFDLEHRPGCLRLELNTCLGPCAAACTGDAYQTQVNAAQSFLEGFNDEPIVALQDQMENAAANQQYELAGRAYETLASVKYVHRKLAMLAKARRDYTFIYPVAGYDGCHTWYLIHGGELAAVAAAPKNAEQYARMKPTLEHWKAITANSIDRGHGAYPHTLNLVATWFRKNRAERQRTFLPEQAGRKYRAVLKKVG; encoded by the coding sequence ATGGAGGCAATTTGGCCCGATCAGCCCGCATTTGGTTTTGGCATCGATTCACTTAATCCGCACCCGCCGCGCGGGATCGAAGCGGTCGGGGGCCAGACCAAGCGAGAGATTCGCGATCAAATCGTGCAGACCTGTCCGCAAGTTCCCGGCGTGTATGGGATGCTCAGCCGCAAAGGCGACTTGATCTATGTCGGCAAGAGCAAATCGCTGCGTTCGCGATTGCTCAGCTACTTTGCCGATTCGAACAAGGACGAAAAGGGCGGTCGCATCATCGAGAACACGCGAGCGATTCAGTGGGAAACCCAACCGAGTGATTTTGCCGCGTTGGTTCGTGAACAGCAATTGATTCGCCGTTTCTCACCTCGCTGGAACGTCCAAGGGGTGCCAAAGCGTCAACGCCCCGTCTATCTGTGTCTGGGCCGCGTGCCAGCCCCCTATTTCTTTTTAGCGGCCAAGCCACCGCAAGATTGTGTTGGCGTCGAAGGGCCTTTTTACGGTGCCAAACGGATGCAGCGAGCGATCGATGCGCTCAACAAAGTGTTTCGCTTGCGAGATTGCAGCCAACAACAAGTGTTTCATTTTGCCGAGCAATTGCAGTTGTTCGATCTTGAACATCGTCCCGGTTGTTTGCGACTTGAACTGAATACCTGCTTGGGCCCCTGTGCAGCCGCCTGTACCGGCGACGCCTACCAGACGCAAGTCAACGCAGCTCAAAGTTTTCTCGAAGGGTTCAATGACGAGCCGATCGTGGCGCTGCAAGACCAAATGGAAAACGCTGCGGCGAATCAGCAGTACGAGTTGGCAGGGCGAGCCTACGAGACGCTGGCATCGGTCAAGTACGTGCATCGCAAACTAGCGATGCTTGCCAAGGCACGCCGCGACTATACCTTTATCTATCCAGTGGCCGGTTACGATGGCTGTCACACGTGGTATTTGATCCACGGAGGCGAATTGGCGGCCGTGGCGGCGGCCCCTAAGAATGCAGAGCAGTACGCGCGGATGAAACCGACGCTTGAGCACTGGAAAGCGATCACCGCGAACTCGATCGATCGCGGCCACGGCGCGTATCCTCACACGCTAAACCTGGTCGCGACCTGGTTCCGCAAGAACCGCGCCGAGCGGCAGCGGACGTTCCTGCCCGAACAAGCCGGCCGCAAGTACCGAGCGGTGCTGAAGAAAGTGGGATAG
- a CDS encoding Gfo/Idh/MocA family oxidoreductase, with amino-acid sequence MRAGILGVGFMGWIHYLAYQRSTQAELVAFASRDPKKRSGDWREIKGNFGPPGEQIDVSSLNVVESLDEMLADDSIDLIDVCLPPHLHADAIRRCFQSGKRVLCEKPLALDAATAQALAAEAKPGQLMVAHILPFMPEFKILVDAASDGRWGKPIAGRFKRTISPPDWIPDFYDREKVGGPLVDLQVHDAHLIRLLFGMPAAASCAKQCKDGTPKFYETVFQFEDPSLVVSAGGGVIDSPARGFTHGYEVSFEKATLQFEFAAYADGSTASIPLTIMNADGSVERPTLGDGDPIAGFVEEIDAAANAVAGSDVSPILDAKTAADALSIVEMQL; translated from the coding sequence TACTTGGCTTATCAGCGATCGACCCAGGCCGAGTTGGTTGCGTTTGCCAGCCGCGACCCCAAGAAACGCAGTGGGGATTGGCGAGAGATCAAGGGAAACTTTGGCCCGCCAGGAGAACAAATCGATGTCAGCTCGTTAAACGTCGTTGAATCGTTGGACGAAATGTTAGCGGACGATTCGATCGATTTGATCGACGTCTGTCTGCCACCGCATCTGCACGCCGATGCCATCCGCCGCTGTTTTCAAAGTGGCAAACGAGTGCTTTGTGAAAAACCGCTCGCGCTAGACGCGGCGACCGCCCAAGCACTCGCCGCCGAAGCAAAACCGGGGCAATTGATGGTTGCTCATATTTTGCCGTTCATGCCCGAGTTCAAAATATTGGTCGATGCCGCAAGCGACGGTCGCTGGGGCAAACCCATTGCCGGTCGTTTCAAACGCACGATCAGCCCGCCCGATTGGATTCCTGATTTTTATGATCGAGAAAAAGTGGGCGGGCCGCTCGTCGATTTGCAGGTCCACGACGCGCATCTGATCCGCTTACTGTTCGGGATGCCCGCCGCAGCTTCGTGTGCCAAGCAATGCAAAGACGGCACCCCCAAGTTCTACGAAACCGTGTTCCAGTTCGAAGATCCGTCATTGGTCGTGTCGGCCGGCGGAGGTGTGATCGATTCACCCGCGCGCGGATTCACGCACGGTTACGAAGTCAGCTTCGAAAAGGCGACGCTACAGTTTGAATTCGCCGCCTATGCCGACGGCAGCACCGCATCGATTCCGCTAACGATCATGAATGCAGATGGTTCGGTTGAGCGGCCCACACTCGGCGATGGAGACCCGATTGCCGGTTTTGTCGAAGAGATTGACGCTGCAGCCAACGCGGTCGCTGGCTCGGACGTCTCGCCAATCCTAGATGCAAAAACGGCTGCCGACGCGCTTTCGATCGTCGAAATGCAGCTCTAA